CGACTGAAATGGTCTGATCAAGGACAAGATGCCGGCGGCAGCGCCGCGAAAGGATCGAGCACGCGCACGCCAAGCGGCGCGAAATGCTTCAGATTCTGCGACAGGATCGTCAATCCGTGCTGAAGGGCGGTCGCGGCGATGATGATGTCGGCGAAACCCGGTGCTTGCCCTTGCCCGCGCGCGCGGTCCGACAGGGCTCCTGCATATCGAGCGGTCGCGGTATCGAAGGCGAAAATGCGCTCACCATAAAGATGCAGCAGCGTCTCGAGCCAAGCGGCGAGATCGGCCGCTTTGCGTGTCGCGCCCTCGCGCCGTACCTTCGCTATGCCGTCCTCGATCTCCGCGACGGCCACGGCCGATATGTAGAGCTGGGCGGAATGGTTATCCATCCAGGCGATCAATGCGGGCGATGCCGATCTCGACGGCGCAGCCGCTGAAATCACATTGGTGTCCACCAAATACAAGACGACTAGAACTCGGTCTGACGCAACGGTGTGGCGTCGCGCAGCGGCAGATCGTCCGGCGTGAGCGGCGCCGCCATCAGCAGGCGGCCGAAGGAGGGCACTTGCGACAGCCGCTGCCATTCCTCATAGCTCAGGATTACGGCCTCTCGCCTGCCGTGCCGCGTGATGACGGCTGGCTCGCCGCCCACGGCGTCATCGACTAGCGCCGACAGGCCGGACTTCGCATCCCGAAGTTGAATTTCACGCATAATGGTACCCTGTTCAGATGTGACTACAGTAGTCATAATCTGCCTTGGCATAGAAATCAAGCCGCGATCCTATCCGCCACCTCTCCACGCTTGGCGGGCGGGGCGAAGCCGGCGCACCCGGTGCCCTATCGTTCACAGAAGAAGCTGCCAACGCCTACGCTGGCACGGCCCGCAAACGTTCGGGCGCCGAACGCGACGCCTACGCGACCGTCTACCGCAAAGCGGCGCCCGCGCCGATTTACAATGCGGGCTGGAGCGGTCGGCTGTCATGTTGCAAATACAACCTTGCGCCGAACGCGGGCGTGGCACGGCGCCCACATCCAGACATTGAGCCCCTCGCTATGTTCGCGCGGGTAGCGTTGCTGGGTTGCAGTGTGACCTTGATGCAACAGTGGACCCGAGATCGCGGGATTGTCGCGCCGGGCCGACTGAAGGTCGCGTCCGGTCCTGGTCGGCATTCCGGGCTGCTCGTAAAACAGCCCTCGGCCAGTGATCGACTGGTCGCAGCCGCCGTGTGGCAAAGTGACGCCTGAACCTGGAATGGAAATGTCGACGAACAGCTTTTCGGCGGGCGCGAACAGGATGATCAGTCAGCGCATTCTGCCGCTCCGGCTGTCTGCCTTGGGCACCAGCTCACTCGTAGCGCTGAGCCTGCTCGCCGTGACGCCTTCGTCCCGTGCAACCGACTGGACCGGGACCACTTCAACGGATTGGTTCACTGGGACAAATTGGTCGGCCGGCGTTCCGACAAGCGGCTCGACGGTTTTTGTTGATACGACGAGTCCAAATCCGACGGTGATCGGAGCCGCAGGCGCCCAGAGTCAGTTTCTCGTGATCGGAAACTTGGCGAGTGGTAGTCTGACGATCCAGGGCGGCGGCACGCTTAGCAGCGCCATTTCCGATCTCGGCTCTAGCGCGCCCTCCACGGGTACGGTCACGGTGGACGGCGCGGGTTCGTCCTGGACCAGTTCCGCAGGCATTTACGTCGGTGTGGTCGGTGCGGGCACCCTCAACGTGCAGAACGGAGCTGTTGTCAGCAGTGTGACGGGGACGCTCGGCAACAGCGCGGGTTCGACAGGTACAGCCAACGTGACCGGGGCCGGCTCGTCCTGGACCACGACTGGCGATCTGACGATGGGCCTCAATGCCACTGGTACGCTGAGTGTTCTGGCCGGTGGCGGGGTGAGCAATGCCTCCGGCTTCATTGGGAGCAACCTGGGGTCTACGGGGATTGTCACCGTGAGCGGCGCAGGGTCTTTGTGGACCAATAGCGCAGTTCTCTACGTCGGCAGTGGCGGCACTGGAACGCTGATGGTGCAGAACGCGGGCGGCGTCACGAGCGCGTCCGCTTTGATCGCTGGAAACACGACCGGCGTAGGTCACGCGACTGTCGACGGAACCGGGTCGGTCTGGACGAATGCCGCCAACCTGGGCATCGGTAATTTCGGGCATGGCACGCTCGTGGTCCAGAACGGCGGCGCGGTCAATACCGGCACCGCGTCGATTGGCTTGGCCGCCAATTCGGTAGGCACGCTGACGCTTCAGAGCGGCGGCACCTTTACTGCGACCAGCGTGAACATCGCAACGATCGCAGGCTCGACCGGCACGCTGAACATCGGCTCGGCCCTCGGCCAGGCTGCGGCGGCTGCCGGCGTGCTGAATGCGCCAACCGTTGCGTTCGGCGCCGGCACCGGGCAGATCGTGTTCAACCATACTTCGTCGAACTACGCGTTTGCGCCGGCGATTTCGGGCGCCGGATCCGTCGTCGTTGCCGCGGGCACGACCATCTTGAGCGCCAACAACACGTATACCGGAATGACGACCGTCAACGGCGGCACGCTGGAGGTCGACGGCTCGATCGCGGCATCCTCGCTGACGACCGTCAACGCCGGCGGCACGCTGTCCGGCAGCGGCACGGTCGGCAACACGTCGATCAATGGCGGCACGCTGGCGCCGGGTGCGAGTGGCAATGCGTTCGCGCCGCTGGCCATTCAGGGCAGCCTGACCTTCACCGCCGCTTCCACCTACCTGATCCAGGTGTCTCCGACCAGTGCCGGACTGACCAACGTCGCGGGCGCATCCGGAACGGCGACGCTCGGCGGCGCAACGGTCAGCGCGGTGTTTGCACCCGGCAGCTACGTGAATCGCCAATACACCATCCTGACGACGGCCGCCGGCGTCAATGGGACCTTCAATCCCACCGTGGTCTCCAACAATTCGAACCTACAAACGACGCTCGCCTACGACGCCAAGAATGTCTTCCTGAACGTCAGCCTGTCGTTCGTGCCGTCGGGCGGCAATCTCGACGGCAACCAGCAGAG
This portion of the Bradyrhizobium diazoefficiens genome encodes:
- a CDS encoding type II toxin-antitoxin system VapC family toxin, whose product is MYLVDTNVISAAAPSRSASPALIAWMDNHSAQLYISAVAVAEIEDGIAKVRREGATRKAADLAAWLETLLHLYGERIFAFDTATARYAGALSDRARGQGQAPGFADIIIAATALQHGLTILSQNLKHFAPLGVRVLDPFAALPPASCP
- a CDS encoding autotransporter outer membrane beta-barrel domain-containing protein, producing the protein MASGSLTIQGGGTLSSAISDLGSSAPSTGTVTVDGAGSSWTSSAGIYVGVVGAGTLNVQNGAVVSSVTGTLGNSAGSTGTANVTGAGSSWTTTGDLTMGLNATGTLSVLAGGGVSNASGFIGSNLGSTGIVTVSGAGSLWTNSAVLYVGSGGTGTLMVQNAGGVTSASALIAGNTTGVGHATVDGTGSVWTNAANLGIGNFGHGTLVVQNGGAVNTGTASIGLAANSVGTLTLQSGGTFTATSVNIATIAGSTGTLNIGSALGQAAAAAGVLNAPTVAFGAGTGQIVFNHTSSNYAFAPAISGAGSVVVAAGTTILSANNTYTGMTTVNGGTLEVDGSIAASSLTTVNAGGTLSGSGTVGNTSINGGTLAPGASGNAFAPLAIQGSLTFTAASTYLIQVSPTSAGLTNVAGASGTATLGGATVSAVFAPGSYVNRQYTILTTAAGVNGTFNPTVVSNNSNLQTTLAYDAKNVFLNVSLSFVPSGGNLDGNQQSVANALTGYFNANGGIPGVYSGLTPAGLTQASGELGTGAQQTTFNAMSQFTGLLTDPFQDRGRMDASTGAPAFTEESRMLGYANDKRPAEREAYAMFTKAPLAQRFEQRWSVWGAGFGGSQRTDGNANAGSNTTSSSLYATAVGADYLFSPHTIAGFALAGGGTNFSINGLGSGRSDLFQAGAYLRHVEGPAYISAALAYGWQDITTDRTVTIAGLDRLRAEFKANAYSGRIEGGYRFIAPWLNGVGITPYAAGQFTTFDLPGYAESVVAGGAAFALAYGARSVTDTRSELGLRTDKSLAMPDGILTLRGRLAWAHDFNPDRSIAATFQALPGASFVVSGARQAGDSALTTAAVDWRWLGGWSAAASFEGEFSNVTRSYAGKGVVRYAW
- a CDS encoding type II toxin-antitoxin system Phd/YefM family antitoxin; its protein translation is MREIQLRDAKSGLSALVDDAVGGEPAVITRHGRREAVILSYEEWQRLSQVPSFGRLLMAAPLTPDDLPLRDATPLRQTEF